From a single Ignavibacteriales bacterium genomic region:
- the ggt gene encoding gamma-glutamyltransferase gives MKSLVASALILLLLVPSDLFASKRPVRARHGMVVSADAYASKVGVQILQNGGNAVDAAVAVGFALAVTFPGAGNIGGGGFMVIRMADGRTTTIDYREKAPGAARQNMFLDDKGNFVPEKSQDGYLACGVPGSVAGMLYALEHYGSLNRNKVMQPAIDLASKGFRLGHEFTDELKSEIHEFGKCPSTRKAFTNDGKPLEEGILFVQKELARTLQRIQKTGKDGFYGGRTADLIVAEMKRGGGLISLDDLRSYQAIERPPIRGSYRGYEIISMGPPSSGGLVLMEMLNLLEPYTIGSFGFGSSRTIGTMTEAMKIAYADRAEFMGDADFYPVPVDRLISKEYAAERRALLDTTKATPSRQISHGAIAVKEGIHTTHYSVVDQWGNAVSVTTTINSWYGNKIVVDGAGFFLNNEMDDFAAKPGVPNQFGLVGGFANSVQPNKRMLSAMTPTIVLKEGKPYLVLGSPGGSTIITSVLQVIMNVLDHRMNVGEANDAPRFHHQWLPDTLQSERFGFSKDVIENLEKRGYNVRPRGGTLGRVEAIMIDQKNGFLYGSTDPRGYGAAVGY, from the coding sequence ATGAAATCCCTCGTCGCGTCTGCGCTCATTCTGCTTCTGCTGGTCCCCTCGGATTTATTCGCTTCCAAGCGCCCGGTTCGTGCACGTCACGGCATGGTGGTATCGGCCGACGCCTACGCATCGAAGGTCGGAGTCCAGATCCTTCAAAACGGAGGCAACGCTGTCGATGCCGCAGTGGCGGTCGGGTTTGCTCTCGCAGTAACATTTCCGGGAGCCGGCAACATTGGCGGCGGCGGTTTCATGGTCATCCGCATGGCTGATGGGCGAACGACAACGATCGATTATCGGGAAAAAGCCCCGGGGGCAGCGCGTCAAAACATGTTCCTGGATGACAAGGGGAATTTTGTGCCGGAGAAAAGCCAGGACGGTTATCTCGCTTGCGGTGTGCCCGGATCGGTGGCAGGGATGCTCTATGCCCTGGAGCACTACGGTTCCCTCAACCGGAACAAAGTCATGCAACCGGCGATCGACCTCGCATCGAAAGGATTCCGACTCGGCCACGAGTTCACAGATGAGCTCAAATCCGAAATTCATGAGTTCGGCAAATGTCCATCGACCCGCAAAGCGTTCACGAATGACGGGAAACCTCTGGAAGAGGGGATCCTGTTTGTTCAGAAGGAGCTCGCCCGAACACTGCAGCGCATTCAGAAAACCGGCAAGGACGGATTCTATGGCGGTCGTACTGCCGATCTGATCGTTGCGGAAATGAAGCGCGGCGGCGGTCTTATCTCGCTGGACGACCTTCGCTCCTACCAGGCTATCGAGAGACCTCCCATCCGTGGCAGCTATCGCGGATATGAGATCATCTCGATGGGACCCCCGAGTTCGGGGGGGCTGGTGCTGATGGAAATGCTGAACCTGCTCGAACCGTACACGATAGGTTCATTTGGATTCGGATCCTCAAGAACAATCGGCACGATGACGGAAGCGATGAAGATCGCCTACGCAGATCGGGCTGAGTTCATGGGTGACGCAGATTTCTACCCCGTACCCGTTGACCGGCTCATCTCGAAAGAATATGCCGCTGAGCGGCGGGCGCTTCTTGACACGACGAAAGCGACGCCAAGCCGGCAAATTTCCCACGGCGCAATCGCGGTGAAAGAAGGGATCCATACAACCCATTACTCCGTTGTCGATCAGTGGGGAAACGCAGTGTCGGTGACGACGACGATCAACAGCTGGTATGGAAACAAGATCGTCGTTGACGGAGCCGGCTTCTTTTTGAACAACGAGATGGATGATTTCGCAGCGAAGCCCGGCGTCCCGAACCAGTTCGGCCTTGTTGGCGGTTTCGCGAACTCGGTTCAGCCGAACAAGCGCATGCTCAGCGCAATGACTCCGACGATTGTGCTCAAGGAAGGCAAGCCATACCTCGTTCTCGGCAGCCCGGGAGGATCGACGATCATCACATCGGTTCTCCAGGTGATCATGAACGTCCTCGATCACCGCATGAATGTCGGCGAGGCGAACGATGCCCCCAGGTTTCACCACCAGTGGCTTCCGGACACGCTGCAGAGCGAGCGGTTCGGGTTTTCAAAGGATGTGATCGAGAACCTCGAGAAGCGAGGATACAACGTCCGGCCGCGGGGTGGAACGCTTGGCCGCGTAGAAGCGATCATGATCGACCAGAAAAACGGTTTCCTCTACGGCTCGACCGACCCGCGCGGCTACGGCGCGGCGGTTGGATACTAG
- a CDS encoding single-stranded DNA-binding protein: MASRSVNKVILIGNLGKDPELRYTSGGVAVASFSVATNESWKDPQGNAQERTQWHNIVAWKKLAEICGEYLKKGSKLYLEGRLQYRNYDDKQGVKRYVTEIVMDEMVMLDGRGAGTAASAPDSGGAPAQDEPGGKIDDLPF; the protein is encoded by the coding sequence ATGGCATCTCGCAGCGTAAACAAGGTTATTCTGATCGGCAACCTTGGTAAAGATCCGGAGCTTCGATATACCAGCGGCGGCGTGGCAGTGGCCTCGTTCAGCGTGGCCACCAACGAGTCGTGGAAAGACCCGCAGGGGAATGCCCAGGAGCGAACCCAGTGGCACAACATTGTCGCGTGGAAGAAACTGGCCGAAATCTGCGGCGAGTATCTGAAAAAGGGGAGCAAGCTCTATCTCGAAGGACGGCTTCAGTACCGCAACTACGACGACAAGCAAGGTGTCAAGCGATACGTGACAGAGATCGTGATGGACGAGATGGTTATGCTCGACGGACGCGGCGCCGGCACGGCAGCATCGGCCCCGGATTCGGGCGGAGCGCCAGCACAGGATGAGCCGGGCGGCAAGATCGATGATCTCCCGTTCTAA